In Fluviicola taffensis DSM 16823, the following are encoded in one genomic region:
- a CDS encoding SMI1/KNR4 family protein, translating into MRDLNVIPRMGEKNFQIIENLVEGKFSNNFKEILKKYAGLNVYENIFIDKDENLWSLGAFDNFTSIYELTKEFLEKYNRKLVPFAYDGGGWHFCLSFDEATYGKIIINRWTDHLPEEQFLVIADSFEEYINGLKTEEEIS; encoded by the coding sequence ATGAGAGATTTAAATGTTATCCCTAGAATGGGCGAAAAAAATTTTCAAATAATTGAAAATTTAGTTGAGGGTAAATTTTCGAACAACTTCAAAGAAATTCTAAAAAAATATGCAGGGCTAAATGTATATGAAAATATTTTTATTGATAAAGACGAAAACCTATGGTCGTTGGGAGCATTTGACAACTTCACTTCAATTTATGAATTAACAAAAGAATTTTTGGAAAAATATAACCGTAAACTAGTTCCATTTGCATACGATGGGGGCGGTTGGCATTTTTGCTTAAGTTTTGATGAAGCTACGTATGGTAAAATAATTATTAATCGTTGGACAGACCATTTGCCCGAAGAGCAATTTTTAGTAATTGCAGATAGCTTTGAGGAGTATATTAATGGGTTAAAAACTGAAGAAGAAATAAGTTAA
- a CDS encoding T9SS type A sorting domain-containing protein, with amino-acid sequence MKIIFTLFTISFCIVAFGQKQTNSTTKNSGCSVLQETGNLNTGFPSDFDQYQGLDDFFVPANECWSIDQIKAAFFLNVPSNSLGFEFNVFEDSPFSPGDLISYSYSYVDVTDYTATPIETFTTGFLAGYTEYELDFDLVETLDLCGGSTGKTYWISIYSSNLDASTTTIWEVDTIQVDNYGLNAQLMDVNSGNFINTTPGVDFVFELNYRMFSEQNETSCNSYTWIDGNEYTANTFHQEYVVPGGAVNGCDSVVFLNLIIKNSGTSIDTHNACTSFIWIDGNTYTSSNNTAQFIINNASLNGCDSIVKLNLTINPSVSATITENVIGTLEATTGTGYQYQWINCTTNQVISNETSSTYQATENGSYAVIITNATNCKDTSSCFTVAQLGIQDNSLSNVKIYPNPTTGKLFFDGLTTMNASIEVYDLNGKLLLTQENTSSKGSISLEMLDGNIFIVKIHENGMTTQQKVVMM; translated from the coding sequence ATGAAAATTATTTTTACCCTATTTACTATTTCCTTTTGCATAGTTGCATTTGGACAAAAACAAACCAACTCAACCACTAAAAACAGCGGGTGCTCTGTATTACAGGAAACAGGGAATTTAAACACGGGTTTTCCAAGTGATTTCGATCAATATCAAGGGCTTGATGATTTCTTTGTTCCAGCAAACGAATGTTGGTCTATTGACCAGATTAAGGCAGCTTTTTTTCTAAATGTACCTTCTAATAGTTTGGGATTTGAGTTTAATGTATTTGAGGATAGTCCTTTTTCACCAGGAGATCTGATTTCCTACAGCTACTCGTATGTTGATGTAACTGATTATACAGCTACTCCAATAGAAACATTTACTACAGGATTCCTTGCGGGATATACAGAGTATGAATTGGATTTCGATTTGGTTGAAACATTAGATCTTTGTGGTGGTTCAACAGGAAAAACATACTGGATTTCTATCTATTCATCAAACTTAGATGCTTCGACAACAACAATTTGGGAAGTAGATACTATACAAGTAGATAATTATGGGTTAAATGCACAATTAATGGATGTTAATTCTGGAAATTTCATAAATACAACTCCTGGTGTAGATTTTGTGTTTGAACTAAATTACCGCATGTTTAGTGAGCAAAATGAAACTTCATGTAATTCATATACTTGGATTGACGGAAATGAATATACTGCCAATACATTTCACCAAGAATATGTAGTTCCTGGAGGTGCTGTAAATGGCTGTGATTCTGTTGTATTTCTGAACCTGATTATTAAAAATTCTGGAACAAGTATCGATACACACAATGCTTGTACTTCATTTATATGGATTGATGGGAACACCTACACTTCATCGAATAATACAGCTCAATTCATTATTAATAATGCATCTCTAAACGGATGTGATTCAATCGTTAAACTTAACTTGACAATCAATCCGAGTGTTTCTGCAACCATTACTGAAAATGTGATTGGAACTTTAGAAGCAACAACTGGTACAGGATATCAATATCAATGGATCAATTGTACAACGAATCAGGTTATTTCGAATGAAACTTCCTCTACATATCAAGCAACTGAAAACGGTTCATACGCTGTTATAATAACGAATGCAACGAACTGCAAGGATACTTCTTCTTGTTTTACAGTTGCTCAACTTGGAATTCAAGACAATTCATTATCGAATGTGAAGATTTACCCGAATCCTACAACTGGTAAATTATTTTTTGATGGACTTACGACAATGAATGCTTCCATTGAAGTGTATGATTTAAATGGAAAATTATTACTGACTCAAGAAAACACGAGTTCTAAAGGATCAATTTCCTTAGAAATGCTTGATGGAAATATCTTTATCGTCAAAATCCATGAAAATGGAATGACCACGCAACAAAAAGTAGTAATGATGTAA
- a CDS encoding HNH endonuclease: MCFRFSKNNYSKTICSCSIFKKSTNLVAYNKKFTIVKTNSGLVKVVDGVVNGAGNVVPSSLITKLTQQGATKLKAWTSSKTLNYKSLLGTNHTGVTAEAKIFEDLESAIGNKNVLATIEDGQGRLSVVLERPGQTHQVVSVHPTSTGELKMTTFEPAYNPNLNTNIPVPASANKLVPDYIGTQYMHPLQGNTVVKIKMSGNRATDFVRSRQQLGISIADEQSSLYTWHHMDDFEIINGEAYCTMQLVQKTAHQGTGVFGMAHSGSASQWRSYFGSGY; the protein is encoded by the coding sequence TTGTGTTTTAGATTTTCAAAAAACAACTATTCAAAAACAATTTGCAGTTGCTCAATTTTCAAAAAATCTACTAATTTAGTAGCATACAACAAGAAGTTTACCATTGTAAAAACCAATTCGGGGTTGGTTAAGGTGGTTGATGGGGTTGTGAATGGGGCGGGGAATGTTGTTCCAAGTAGCTTAATTACTAAGCTTACGCAACAAGGAGCAACTAAATTAAAAGCGTGGACGAGTAGTAAAACATTAAACTACAAATCACTTTTAGGTACAAATCATACAGGCGTAACAGCAGAGGCGAAGATATTTGAAGATTTAGAAAGTGCTATTGGCAACAAAAATGTATTGGCAACTATTGAAGATGGACAAGGAAGGTTATCAGTAGTATTAGAAAGACCAGGACAAACACACCAAGTTGTTAGTGTGCACCCAACCAGCACAGGCGAATTAAAAATGACAACTTTTGAACCTGCTTACAATCCAAACTTAAATACAAATATTCCAGTACCAGCAAGTGCAAATAAATTAGTCCCTGATTATATAGGAACACAATATATGCACCCACTTCAAGGAAATACAGTTGTGAAAATAAAAATGTCCGGAAATAGAGCGACAGACTTTGTACGGTCAAGACAGCAACTAGGAATTTCAATAGCAGATGAACAAAGCAGTCTTTACACTTGGCATCATATGGATGATTTTGAAATTATAAATGGTGAAGCATATTGTACGATGCAATTAGTTCAAAAAACAGCACATCAAGGTACAGGAGTTTTTGGAATGGCACATAGTGGCTCAGCATCACAATGGAGGTCATATTTTGGTTCAGGATATTAA